The Thermotoga caldifontis AZM44c09 genomic interval GGGGGTCTGGATAGATCCAACTCACAGGTTCAAGAAGGACGCGGTAGTGATCAAGATGAGACCCAGTGCCGCCTTCGGCACGGGAGACCATCCCACGACCAAGCTGGTGGCGCGTGTGATGTACAACTATCTGAAGAGCAAAGACCGTGTGCTCGATGTCGGTTGTGGTACTGGGATCCTCTCCATCATCGCTAAGAAGCTCGGTGCGAAAAAGGTCGTTGCCGTCGACAACGATCCGATCGCGATAGAAATAGCCCGGCGTTTTTCCCGACTCAACCGTGTCCAGATAGAGGTCAAGCTGTCCGATCTGCTTGAAAACGTCTCAGGAACGTTCGACGTCGTGGTTGCGAATTTGACGAGCAATTTGGTAATATCACTTTTAGGACAGATCGACAGGGTGATTCACCGTAGATCGACGATCATCGTGTCCGGTATTCCCAGCACCGATGCCGAAAGGATAAAGACCGTGGCCCAGGAGAACTTCCAGATCCTGGAGGAGGTTGAACTGGAAAATTGGAAAGCGTTCGCCATGAAGAAGTTTTGATCCTTGAAAAGCAGTTGAAAAGGAAACCACTCGGTGTAAAGAGGATAGTGCTCAACTGTGAGCACGGTTTTCCTGTGGTCATAGAGAACACGTGCGAGATCAACGGAAAACCGTTTCCAACGCTTTTCTGGCTGGTGTGTCCAAGACTCTGTAGAGAAATATCGCGTCTGGAAGCGGTCGGCTGGATCGATAGATTCGAAGCGCTCATTCGTGAAGATCCGGAGTTCGAGAAAGCATACATCGAAGCGCACGCTCAGGTGAGGAAACTGAGAGACATGAACATAGAAGATGAGAACCTGAGAAAAATTCTTTCCCGGCTCGGTACGGGTGGTATACGTAACCTGAAGAGTGTCAAGTGTCTGCATCTGCACG includes:
- a CDS encoding DUF501 domain-containing protein; this translates as MESVRHEEVLILEKQLKRKPLGVKRIVLNCEHGFPVVIENTCEINGKPFPTLFWLVCPRLCREISRLEAVGWIDRFEALIREDPEFEKAYIEAHAQVRKLRDMNIEDENLRKILSRLGTGGIRNLKSVKCLHLHVADYLAGIKNPVGERVFKMIDQPFCRSDRIICRELRS
- a CDS encoding 50S ribosomal protein L11 methyltransferase produces the protein MKNRTTLEWLLTCPDPEGIEEFLLGLNFLNFAIELAEGGSVLRVYTFDEDTIRKLQERFGCELLQKRPTRERDWFVYLKLKPFEIVPGVWIDPTHRFKKDAVVIKMRPSAAFGTGDHPTTKLVARVMYNYLKSKDRVLDVGCGTGILSIIAKKLGAKKVVAVDNDPIAIEIARRFSRLNRVQIEVKLSDLLENVSGTFDVVVANLTSNLVISLLGQIDRVIHRRSTIIVSGIPSTDAERIKTVAQENFQILEEVELENWKAFAMKKF